The following coding sequences lie in one Apium graveolens cultivar Ventura chromosome 1, ASM990537v1, whole genome shotgun sequence genomic window:
- the LOC141709057 gene encoding uncharacterized protein LOC141709057 — translation MKPENLILSTLIPGPVYPGNEIDVYMQPLIAELKELWAVGIETYDASKKVVYLNHQKFLPPVHKWRSDRRRFNGDVEMLSCPDILSGAEVEELLRGYENDFGKPLKRNRGTSDCPWKKKSIFFELPYWSNNMVRHNLDVMHIEKNICDKILGTLLNIGGKIKDHLNARQDLEEMGIRKDLHPVKCDDKHVEIRASSFDMTKKEKEIFCSVLMNAKLPYRSASNISRCVQMKERKVSGYKSHDAHFILQFLLQFAVVKTLKPEVAIPLMRLGAFFRGICGKVIELEDVEKLQKEIIEILCELEMIFPPAFFDIMVHLPIHLCKEIEFGGPVHLRWMFGIERYLCKLKSYVRNRSKPEGCVAEGYLVEECLTFCSRFFDEQSKSGTDTRDSHTDGGYPIGSRRSREGKSIHLDNKTWTNAHRYLLFNCENVEIEKLKDEHHTLVQKDDKLKRYKRERMHTTDFQKWLKYVVQKRDGISLELSSLARGPLRSAKRFTGYNVNGYRFHNKLRDSRCTMQNSGVFLTALTTSFASAKDKNPIVGDVGYYGAIEEIIEVDYWGAVSVVLFRCCWYPKAEDYYGLAKVNFSRLCQKEDPFVLATQVQQFFYIEDPTEKNLQFVLQKYPKDQYSEVEEVSDIGYIPRVDIPDTFTWSRDDVPKKQFPVTPNEDLDDIDI, via the exons TAAGAAGGTTGTGTATTTAAACCATCAAAAGTTTCTCCCTCCAGTTCACAAGTGGAGGTCCGATAGGCGCAGATTTAACGGAGATGTGGAAATGCTATCATGTCCTGATATATTAAGCGGAGCAGAGGTTGAAGAACTATTGCGTGGTTACGAAAATGATTTTGGGAAGCCGCTGAAAAGAAATAGAGGAACATCAGATTGCCCTTGGAAGAAGAAGTCCATTTTTTTCGAGCTACCATATTGGAGCAATAATATGGTTAGGCATAACTTAGATGTTATGCACATTGAGAAGAACATTTGTGACAAGATTTTGGGGACTTTGTTAAATATCGGAGGCAAGATAAAGGACCATCTTAATGCTCGTCAAGATTTGGAAGAAATGGGGATTAGAAAAGACCTTCACCCTGTCAAATGTGATGATAAACATGTTGAAATTAGGGCATCTAGTTTTGATATGACCAAAAAAGAGAAAGAGATCTTCTGTTCAGTTCTAATGAATGCTAAGCTGCCATACAGATCTGCATCAAATATCAGCCGGTGCGTTCAAATGAAGGAGCGAAAGGTATCGGGTTACAAAAGTCATGACGCGCATTTTATTTTGCAATTTCTATTACAATTTGCTGTCGTAAAAACTCTGAAACCTGAGGTAGCGATTCCATTAATGAGGTTGGGAGCATTCTTTAGAGGCATATGTGGAAAAGTCATTGAATTAGAAGATGTTGAAAAATTGCAGAAAGAAATAATCGAGATACTTTGTGAGCTTGAAATGATTTTTCCACCTGCATTTTTTGATATAATGGTTCACTTACCAATTCATTTGTGCAAGGAAATAGAATTTGGTGGACCGGTGCACTTAAGGTGGATGTTTGGAATTGAACGGTATTTGTGCAAATTGAAGTCATACGTTCGGAATCGGAGTAAACCTGAAGGGTGCGTAGCAGAGGGCTACTTGGTAGAAGAATGCCTTACATTTTGCTCTAGATTTTTTGATGAGCAGTCTAAGAGTGGGACCGATACCAGGGACAGTCATACAGATGGTGGATATCCTATCGGGTCTCGAAGAAGCAGAGAAGGAAAGTCTATACATCTGGACAACAAGACATGGACAAATGCTCATCGGTACCTATTATTCAACTGTGAAAATGTGGAAATCGAAAAGCTAAAAGA TGAACACCATACCCTTGTTCAAAAAGATGACAAATTAAAGAGGTATAAGCGCGAAAGAATGCATACAACTGACTTTCAAAAGTGGTTGAAATATGTGGTTCAAAAAAGAGATGGAATTTCACTGGAATTGTCCTCGTTGGCAAGGGGCCCTCTTCGTTCGGCAAAGAGATTTACAGGTTACAATGTGAATGGATATAGATTTCATAACAAGCTCAGAGATAGTAGGTGTACGATGCAAAACTCTGGTGTGTTCCTCACTGCCTTAACGACCAGTTTTGCGAGTGCAAAAGATAAGAATCCAATAGTTGGGGATGTGGGATACTACGGTGCAATTGAGGAGATTATTGAAGTGGACTACTGGGGTGCAGTGTCAGTAGTACTTTTTAGGTGTTGTTGGTACCCAAAAGCTGAGGATTACTATGGGTTAGCAAAAGTGAACTTTAGTAGGTTATGTCAAAAGGAAGATCCCTTTGTCCTTGCTACACAAGTACAACAGTTCTTCTATATTGAAGATCCCACTGAAAAGAATTTGCAATTTGTTCTTCAGAAATATCCAAAGGATCAATACTCTGAAGTAGAAGAAGTGTCTGACATAGGTTATATCCCGCGAGTTGACATACCTGATACATTCACTTGGTCCAGAGATGATGTCCCGAAAAAACAATTCCCTGTTACACCTAATGAAGACCTGGATGATATTGATATATGA